A genomic window from Halorubrum trapanicum includes:
- a CDS encoding rhodanese-like domain-containing protein, translating to MDGEIDPAELSALLDERDGSGDDVDGADGLAEESESLRVVDIRDRRAFDRGHLPDSECIPFPELTSRIAELEGAERIVTVCPHGVASQQAAQLIGSYEGTQDARVESLRGGIEAWEREVGELTESEKPDADPDEGPESPF from the coding sequence ATGGACGGCGAAATCGACCCCGCGGAGCTGTCGGCGCTGCTCGATGAGCGCGACGGCTCCGGGGACGATGTCGACGGCGCCGACGGCCTCGCCGAGGAATCCGAATCGCTCCGCGTCGTCGACATCCGCGACCGGCGCGCGTTCGACCGCGGCCACCTCCCCGACAGCGAGTGTATCCCCTTCCCGGAGCTGACGAGTCGTATCGCGGAGTTAGAGGGGGCAGAGCGGATCGTTACCGTCTGTCCGCACGGCGTCGCCAGCCAGCAGGCGGCCCAGCTGATCGGCAGCTACGAGGGCACGCAGGACGCGCGCGTCGAGAGCCTTCGCGGCGGCATCGAGGCGTGGGAGCGGGAGGTCGGCGAGCTGACCGAATCGGAGAAACCCGACGCCGACCCGGACGAAGGCCCCGAATCGCCGTTCTGA
- a CDS encoding cob(I)yrinic acid a,c-diamide adenosyltransferase, which translates to MSIYTGRGDEGETDLRDMSRVSKSSHRIEAYGSVDEANALLGTVRPTGHDDVDDLLETVQNHLHIVQADLANPDPDPDDPQVESRHTEELEEQIDAFDEELEPLTSFVLPGGGDAGAALHHARAVARRAERRVVDLARSEPINEAVVTYLNRLSDLLFTLGRVVNARDGEPEESPSY; encoded by the coding sequence ATGAGCATCTACACCGGCCGCGGCGACGAGGGCGAGACCGACCTCCGGGACATGAGCCGGGTGTCGAAGTCGAGCCACCGCATCGAGGCGTACGGCTCCGTCGACGAGGCGAACGCCCTCCTCGGCACGGTCCGTCCGACGGGCCACGACGACGTCGACGATCTGCTGGAGACGGTCCAGAACCACCTCCACATCGTCCAGGCCGACCTCGCCAACCCCGACCCCGATCCGGACGACCCGCAGGTGGAGAGCCGCCACACCGAGGAGCTGGAGGAGCAAATCGACGCGTTCGACGAGGAGCTGGAGCCGCTCACGTCGTTCGTCCTGCCCGGCGGCGGCGATGCCGGGGCGGCGCTCCACCACGCGCGCGCCGTGGCCCGACGCGCGGAGCGGCGCGTCGTCGACCTCGCGCGCTCGGAGCCGATAAACGAGGCCGTCGTCACCTACCTCAACCGCCTCTCCGACCTCCTCTTCACCCTCGGTCGGGTCGTCAACGCGCGCGACGGCGAGCCCGAGGAGTCGCCCTCGTACTGA
- a CDS encoding ATP-binding protein has product MNPGPPIDLLYVNDDDQLRELVSTRLRDECDRLRIETADSAAEGERLLAEASIDCVLCDHHMPEVTGVEFLKRVREERPDLPFLLFTNTGTETVASESIEAGVTDYVIQDTIENQAPLLARKIVTYVEHRRAQRERDRTNRRLREIAAVTDQVWWVFSPTWDELRFINDGHEAIFGQSPAELREDPTTFLDRVHEDDADRVRQAMASCSKGTSQVVEYRVEKSDAVRLWVESRCKPITDEDGDVTSLVGLTRDITDRKLYERELTETVDQLEEFTATVSHDLRNPLNVAAGNLSMAASEVENERVDTALDAVARMDALIDELLALAKEGQTLGDRREVPFGEVVEKSYENVRAPESTLRITGTVPLSCDSARLTQAFENIIRNAVEHGGSDVTLTAGVLPDGRGVFIEDDGPGIPPAERERAFEKGHTTREDGSGFGLAIVERIVDAHGWEVRVADEAAGGARFEIAT; this is encoded by the coding sequence ATGAACCCCGGCCCTCCGATCGATCTGCTGTACGTCAACGACGACGACCAGCTTCGAGAGCTGGTTTCCACGCGGCTACGCGACGAGTGCGACCGGCTCCGGATCGAGACCGCGGACTCCGCCGCCGAGGGGGAGCGGCTGCTGGCGGAAGCGTCGATCGACTGCGTGCTCTGCGATCACCACATGCCCGAGGTGACGGGCGTCGAGTTTCTGAAGCGGGTCCGCGAGGAGCGGCCGGACCTTCCCTTCCTGCTGTTCACGAACACCGGGACCGAGACCGTCGCGAGCGAGAGCATCGAGGCCGGAGTCACCGACTACGTGATCCAAGACACCATCGAGAACCAGGCGCCGCTGCTCGCGCGCAAGATCGTCACCTACGTCGAACACCGGCGGGCACAGCGGGAGCGAGACCGGACGAACAGGCGGCTCCGCGAGATCGCGGCCGTGACCGACCAAGTGTGGTGGGTCTTCTCGCCGACGTGGGACGAGCTGCGCTTCATCAACGACGGCCACGAGGCGATATTCGGCCAGTCGCCGGCGGAGCTCCGCGAGGACCCGACGACGTTCCTCGACCGGGTCCACGAGGACGACGCCGACCGCGTCCGGCAGGCGATGGCGTCGTGTTCGAAGGGGACGTCGCAGGTCGTCGAGTACCGGGTCGAGAAGTCGGACGCGGTGCGGCTCTGGGTCGAGTCGCGGTGCAAGCCCATCACCGACGAGGACGGCGACGTCACCTCGCTCGTCGGGCTGACGCGCGATATCACGGACCGGAAGCTGTACGAGCGGGAGCTGACCGAGACGGTCGACCAGTTGGAGGAGTTTACCGCGACCGTCTCGCACGACCTTCGGAACCCGCTGAACGTTGCGGCCGGGAACCTCAGCATGGCGGCGTCGGAGGTCGAGAACGAGCGCGTCGACACGGCGCTCGACGCCGTCGCGCGGATGGACGCGCTCATCGACGAGCTACTGGCGCTCGCGAAGGAGGGACAGACGCTCGGCGATCGGCGGGAGGTCCCGTTCGGGGAGGTCGTCGAGAAGAGCTACGAGAACGTCCGGGCGCCGGAGAGCACGCTGCGGATCACCGGCACCGTCCCGCTGTCGTGCGACTCCGCGCGGCTCACGCAGGCGTTCGAGAACATCATCCGCAACGCCGTCGAGCACGGCGGCAGCGACGTCACGCTCACCGCCGGCGTGTTGCCCGACGGCCGCGGCGTGTTCATCGAGGACGACGGCCCCGGAATTCCGCCCGCGGAGCGCGAGCGCGCCTTCGAGAAAGGCCACACGACCCGGGAGGACGGCAGCGGCTTCGGGCTGGCGATCGTCGAGCGGATCGTCGACGC
- a CDS encoding DUF5802 family protein codes for MFERFSSGYYLGELYVEPRDGERAVIQRADHERVNEQLYADGEGVERLDAPLVMKVDSGHIPVGGDDDVPSGTLAIPQELADETLPDRRNVLLADADRAEKLLRWEGWEPNVNA; via the coding sequence ATGTTCGAGCGATTCTCGAGCGGCTACTACCTGGGGGAACTGTACGTGGAACCCCGCGACGGCGAGCGCGCCGTCATCCAGCGGGCGGACCACGAACGCGTCAACGAGCAGCTGTACGCGGACGGCGAAGGGGTCGAGCGACTCGACGCCCCGCTCGTGATGAAGGTCGACAGCGGCCACATCCCGGTCGGCGGCGACGACGACGTACCCAGCGGCACGCTCGCGATTCCCCAGGAACTCGCCGACGAGACGCTCCCGGACCGCCGGAACGTGCTGTTGGCGGACGCGGATCGGGCGGAGAAGCTGTTGCGCTGGGAGGGATGGGAGCCAAACGTGAACGCGTAG
- a CDS encoding Vms1/Ankzf1 family peptidyl-tRNA hydrolase, which translates to MIDRLLGRAELKERIEELEEEKRHLERRAEAEEERRSDAVADRQRAEERVNELEHRIESLEERLERAEGSEASVEFRRVSDLRGPGLTDALDRFRAVESDDPEGLLTAYVPDADSVPATVSDWFGDRTELVRRAAPAVVLADDTGAVSAALTPPVEPEPFDRWSDRFRLDDAWFRPTGRFAFALVRSDVFAVGTYEGAERVAFEGFTSDVKEAHSKGGFSQGRFERRREGQIDDHLDRANEALAAVADAEDLDRVIAVGERSVLGRVRDRADVTDVSDATGKPEGALDDAFRDFWRVRVRAI; encoded by the coding sequence ATGATCGACAGGCTGCTCGGGCGCGCCGAGCTGAAGGAACGCATCGAGGAGCTGGAAGAGGAGAAGCGCCACCTCGAACGCCGCGCCGAGGCCGAAGAGGAGCGGCGCTCCGACGCGGTCGCCGACCGACAGCGCGCCGAGGAGCGCGTCAACGAGCTCGAACACCGGATCGAATCCTTGGAGGAGCGGTTGGAGCGCGCCGAGGGCAGCGAGGCGTCCGTCGAGTTTCGGCGCGTGAGCGACCTCCGCGGTCCGGGGCTGACCGACGCGCTCGACCGCTTCCGCGCCGTCGAGAGCGACGACCCCGAGGGGCTGCTCACGGCGTACGTCCCCGACGCGGACTCGGTGCCAGCGACCGTCTCGGACTGGTTCGGCGACCGCACGGAGCTGGTCCGGCGCGCCGCGCCCGCGGTCGTCCTCGCCGACGACACCGGCGCGGTGAGCGCGGCGCTGACGCCGCCGGTCGAGCCCGAGCCGTTCGACCGGTGGAGCGACCGGTTCCGGCTCGATGACGCGTGGTTCCGCCCGACCGGTCGGTTCGCGTTCGCGCTGGTCCGTTCCGACGTCTTCGCCGTCGGCACCTACGAGGGCGCGGAGCGGGTCGCGTTCGAGGGGTTCACCAGCGACGTGAAGGAGGCGCACTCGAAGGGCGGCTTCTCGCAGGGCCGATTCGAGCGCCGCCGCGAGGGACAGATCGACGACCACCTCGACCGGGCGAACGAGGCGCTCGCCGCGGTCGCAGACGCGGAGGACCTCGACCGCGTGATCGCCGTCGGCGAGCGCAGCGTCCTCGGGCGGGTGCGCGACCGCGCCGACGTCACCGACGTCTCGGACGCCACCGGGAAGCCGGAGGGGGCGCTCGACGACGCGTTCCGCGACTTCTGGCGGGTCCGCGTCCGCGCGATCTGA
- a CDS encoding DUF2309 domain-containing protein — protein sequence MTTEIGIDDDADGIESEIDAAATAVGSVWPVHSFVTANPLAGFEDRPFDEAVSRAADLLGGRGYPRAETFRAALDEGRIDPDLLDAELTDRGYDGDPEALLERLENAEETAESSGSDDAEAADSDAERVDRVLTKWLSAFLDEGQAEWAMPNREAGFYDAFRSVAAYDDEVPDEGLVADLPASATEAIEAALEPYPRDRWKSVFEAQFAALPGWTGLLKRRAEDGGAWQSAHPITPEGYLAARLALADSLGVDVSPPEGSDGPAVDASDEIADAFLSAWEATYRDGLVERVAAESEARDGEEVRDGEPGARADGGASGRPAAQLVFCIDTRSEVIRRHVEATGDYETHGYAGFFGVPMEYTGYDADVSVDACPPIVDPQHRVSEVPAEDDARASRDRLGNLREAAGEVVETLRSNPATAFSFVEGAGSGYGLALAARTLVPGRVRDLLDGADDAVPGDHEFCEPGVHEHDDSGGGLPTGLTRDERVEYAATAFELMGWEAFGRLVVFTGHAAETANNPYDSSLDCGACAGNPGGPNARALAAICNDPAVKAGLRERGIDVPDDTVFLAAEHNTTTDEIELYDGDVPESHAADLERLRSDLDAARERAAAERTGEEAGGSAVREAERRAGDWAETRPEWGLAGNAGFVVGPRELTSDLDLDGRAFLHSYDWETDPDGDALEAILTGPMVVTQWINAQYYFSTVDNAAYGSGSKVTQNPVGNVGVYQGNGGDLMTGLPLQSLMADADTPYHQPLRLSTVVHAPVDRVTEVLADNEAVTGLLDNDWLSLTVVDPTRDHRAFHYEGELAWAPTPEAAEAHAEPRTVPAVADD from the coding sequence ATGACAACTGAAATCGGTATCGACGACGACGCTGACGGCATCGAATCGGAGATCGACGCGGCAGCGACCGCGGTCGGCTCGGTCTGGCCGGTCCACTCGTTCGTGACCGCGAATCCCCTCGCCGGCTTCGAAGACCGGCCGTTCGACGAGGCCGTGAGCCGGGCGGCGGACCTCCTCGGCGGGCGCGGCTACCCGCGCGCGGAGACGTTCCGGGCGGCCCTCGACGAGGGACGTATCGACCCCGACCTGCTCGACGCGGAACTGACCGACCGGGGTTACGATGGCGACCCCGAAGCCCTGCTGGAGCGGCTGGAGAACGCCGAGGAGACGGCGGAATCGAGCGGTTCCGACGACGCGGAGGCGGCGGACTCCGACGCCGAGCGCGTCGACCGCGTGCTGACGAAGTGGCTGTCGGCGTTCCTCGACGAGGGGCAGGCGGAGTGGGCGATGCCGAACCGCGAGGCGGGGTTCTACGACGCGTTCCGGTCGGTCGCCGCCTACGACGACGAGGTCCCGGACGAGGGGCTCGTCGCCGACCTGCCGGCGTCGGCGACCGAAGCGATCGAGGCCGCGCTGGAGCCGTACCCCCGTGACCGGTGGAAGTCGGTCTTCGAGGCGCAGTTCGCCGCGCTCCCCGGGTGGACCGGGCTGCTCAAGCGGCGCGCCGAGGACGGCGGCGCGTGGCAGTCCGCGCACCCGATCACGCCGGAGGGGTACCTCGCGGCCCGGCTGGCGCTGGCGGACTCCCTCGGCGTCGACGTCTCGCCGCCGGAGGGGTCCGACGGTCCGGCGGTCGACGCGAGCGACGAGATCGCCGACGCGTTCCTGAGCGCGTGGGAGGCCACCTACCGCGACGGGCTCGTCGAGCGGGTCGCCGCCGAGAGCGAGGCGCGCGACGGGGAGGAGGTGCGCGACGGGGAGCCCGGGGCCCGCGCCGACGGCGGGGCGTCGGGGCGCCCGGCCGCCCAGCTGGTCTTCTGTATCGACACGCGCTCGGAGGTGATCCGCCGGCACGTCGAGGCGACCGGCGACTACGAGACGCACGGGTACGCCGGCTTCTTCGGCGTCCCGATGGAGTACACCGGGTACGACGCCGACGTGTCCGTCGACGCCTGTCCGCCGATCGTCGACCCGCAACACCGCGTCTCTGAGGTTCCGGCCGAAGACGACGCGCGGGCGAGCCGCGACCGCTTGGGGAACCTCCGCGAGGCCGCCGGCGAGGTGGTCGAGACGCTGCGGTCGAATCCCGCCACCGCGTTCAGCTTCGTCGAGGGCGCCGGGAGCGGGTACGGGCTCGCGCTCGCCGCGCGCACGCTCGTCCCCGGCCGGGTGCGCGACCTGCTCGACGGCGCCGACGACGCGGTGCCGGGGGACCACGAGTTCTGCGAGCCGGGCGTCCACGAGCACGACGACTCCGGCGGGGGGCTTCCGACTGGGCTCACCCGCGACGAGCGGGTCGAGTACGCCGCGACCGCGTTCGAGCTGATGGGCTGGGAGGCGTTCGGTCGCCTGGTCGTCTTCACGGGCCACGCGGCGGAGACGGCGAACAACCCCTACGACTCCAGCCTCGACTGCGGTGCCTGCGCCGGCAACCCGGGCGGCCCGAACGCGCGCGCCCTCGCCGCGATCTGTAACGACCCCGCGGTGAAGGCGGGGCTGCGCGAGCGCGGGATCGACGTGCCCGACGACACCGTCTTCCTCGCCGCCGAACACAACACCACGACCGACGAGATCGAGCTGTACGACGGCGACGTGCCGGAGTCGCACGCCGCGGACCTCGAACGGCTGCGTTCGGACCTCGACGCCGCCCGCGAGCGCGCCGCCGCCGAGCGCACCGGGGAGGAGGCCGGAGGGTCGGCCGTCCGCGAGGCGGAGCGCCGCGCCGGCGACTGGGCCGAGACGCGCCCCGAGTGGGGGTTGGCGGGCAACGCCGGCTTCGTCGTCGGTCCCCGCGAGCTGACGAGCGACCTCGACCTCGACGGGCGCGCCTTCCTCCACTCGTACGACTGGGAGACGGACCCGGACGGCGACGCGCTCGAAGCGATCCTGACCGGCCCGATGGTCGTCACGCAGTGGATCAACGCGCAGTACTACTTCTCGACCGTCGACAACGCGGCGTACGGCAGTGGGTCGAAGGTGACACAGAATCCGGTCGGCAACGTCGGCGTCTACCAGGGCAACGGCGGCGACCTGATGACCGGCCTCCCGCTCCAGTCGCTCATGGCCGACGCCGACACCCCGTACCACCAGCCGCTCCGCCTCTCCACGGTCGTCCACGCGCCGGTCGACCGCGTCACCGAGGTCTTGGCCGACAACGAGGCGGTGACCGGGCTCTTGGACAACGACTGGCTCTCGCTGACGGTGGTCGACCCGACGCGTGACCACCGCGCCTTCCACTACGAGGGGGAACTGGCGTGGGCGCCGACGCCCGAGGCGGCCGAAGCGCACGCGGAGCCGCGCACGGTCCCCGCCGTGGCGGACGACTGA
- a CDS encoding thioesterase family protein, whose amino-acid sequence MGTYTAAIDVRFRDIDAMGHVNNAVYATYVEQARTRYFRDVLDADLARVSTVLASISIDFRRPIELSDGEVTVTVDVADLGRSSATMTHEVRVGDAVAAEAEATLVSLDPETGEPAPLPEEHRAEMESYHDL is encoded by the coding sequence ATGGGAACGTACACCGCGGCGATCGACGTGCGGTTCCGCGACATCGACGCGATGGGCCACGTCAACAACGCCGTCTACGCGACGTACGTCGAGCAGGCGCGGACGCGGTACTTCCGCGACGTCCTCGACGCCGACCTCGCGCGCGTCTCGACGGTGCTGGCGTCGATCTCGATCGACTTCCGGCGGCCGATCGAGCTGTCCGACGGCGAGGTCACCGTCACCGTCGACGTGGCCGACCTCGGGCGGTCGAGCGCGACGATGACGCACGAGGTCCGGGTCGGCGACGCGGTCGCCGCGGAGGCCGAGGCGACGCTCGTCTCCCTCGACCCGGAGACCGGGGAACCGGCGCCGCTGCCCGAGGAACACCGGGCCGAGATGGAGTCGTATCACGACCTGTGA
- a CDS encoding Lrp/AsnC family transcriptional regulator gives MDNGAIDDVDRAILYALQEDARNTSSGDIAERTGTSDSTVRKRIRRLESDGVIKGYSASVDYQRSGYPLRMLLYCTASIPERGELIPDILDIDGVVSVQELVTGEQNLLVTVVGESDDDITPVAQELLDMGVTVADEVLVRTHETTPFGRFDSERNGDGG, from the coding sequence ATGGACAACGGCGCGATCGACGACGTCGACAGGGCGATCCTGTACGCGCTACAGGAAGACGCGCGGAACACGTCGTCCGGGGACATCGCGGAGCGGACCGGCACCTCGGACAGCACCGTCCGCAAGCGCATCCGGCGGCTGGAGTCCGACGGCGTGATCAAGGGGTACAGCGCCAGCGTCGACTACCAGCGGTCTGGGTATCCGCTCCGGATGCTGCTGTACTGCACCGCCTCGATACCGGAACGGGGCGAACTCATTCCGGACATCCTCGACATCGACGGCGTCGTGTCGGTCCAAGAGCTGGTGACCGGCGAGCAGAACCTCCTCGTGACCGTCGTCGGCGAGTCGGACGACGACATCACGCCGGTGGCCCAAGAACTCCTCGACATGGGCGTCACCGTCGCCGACGAGGTCCTCGTGCGGACCCACGAGACGACGCCCTTCGGCCGGTTCGACTCGGAGCGGAACGGCGACGGCGGATGA
- a CDS encoding glutaredoxin: MSVRLYALDGCPWCEKAADALNDAGVDYETEWVEALHSRRNEVKRVSGQRGVPVLVDEERGVTMAESANIVEYVERTLQ; the protein is encoded by the coding sequence ATGAGCGTTCGACTCTACGCCCTCGACGGGTGTCCGTGGTGCGAGAAGGCGGCCGACGCCCTGAACGACGCGGGCGTCGACTACGAGACGGAGTGGGTGGAGGCTCTCCACTCTCGGCGGAACGAAGTGAAGCGCGTCAGCGGCCAGCGCGGCGTCCCCGTCCTCGTCGACGAGGAGCGCGGCGTGACGATGGCCGAGAGCGCGAACATCGTGGAGTACGTCGAGAGGACTCTCCAATGA
- a CDS encoding proton-conducting transporter membrane subunit — protein MSGRTSKPTGGALRETAESSVVPVALTRLAWTLFAASVAALVARVRLGGPWEVPGAVAVDGLTVLLWVVVTFFSGIVHSYSRRYMAGSAHETDFFLGVSAFTLAVMALVAADHVALFWCFWLAMGLLMARLIGTVDGWPQARAAAGVARKYFLASSALLGVAVTALWWATGATTISGIAASADSLGGPAWLVAGAALVLAAMIQSALVPFHGWLLSSMTAPTPASALMHAGFVNAGGILLTRFAPVVTVETWLMLGIVVVGAASALAGKLLKTVRSDVKGELGCSTVGQMGFMIVQAGLGFFGAAVTHLVLHGFYKAYHFLSAGDEVERVAPTESGPESAGTGVAGAVVVLVTGLAGGATFALLTGKGTSVDSGLLLAGFVTLTTLHAARSAVRRTALSTAARYAAVPLVALPAIAVYALAYRAVSGLLAGLPLVSAPTELTALHALVAVAFLAAYVAVETGAHERSERLYVALLNAGQPAPDTVLTATEEYDDN, from the coding sequence ATGTCAGGACGCACCTCGAAACCGACGGGCGGAGCGCTCCGGGAGACGGCCGAGTCGTCGGTCGTCCCCGTCGCACTAACGCGGCTCGCGTGGACGCTGTTCGCCGCGAGCGTCGCCGCGCTCGTCGCCCGAGTCCGACTCGGCGGGCCGTGGGAGGTTCCCGGCGCGGTCGCCGTCGACGGGCTCACCGTCCTGCTGTGGGTCGTCGTGACGTTCTTCAGCGGGATCGTCCACAGCTACTCGCGCCGCTACATGGCGGGGAGCGCCCACGAGACCGACTTCTTCCTCGGGGTCTCCGCGTTCACGCTCGCCGTGATGGCGCTCGTCGCGGCCGACCACGTCGCGCTGTTCTGGTGCTTTTGGCTGGCGATGGGGCTCCTGATGGCGCGGCTCATCGGAACCGTCGACGGCTGGCCGCAGGCCCGGGCCGCCGCGGGCGTCGCCCGTAAATACTTCCTCGCCAGCAGCGCGCTGCTCGGCGTCGCCGTGACGGCGCTGTGGTGGGCGACCGGTGCGACGACGATTTCGGGGATCGCCGCGAGCGCCGACTCACTCGGCGGCCCCGCGTGGCTCGTCGCGGGCGCCGCGCTCGTCCTCGCAGCGATGATCCAGTCGGCGCTGGTCCCGTTCCACGGCTGGCTGCTCTCCTCGATGACGGCCCCTACGCCGGCCTCGGCGCTGATGCACGCCGGGTTCGTCAACGCGGGCGGGATACTGCTGACCCGCTTCGCGCCCGTCGTGACCGTCGAGACGTGGCTCATGCTCGGTATCGTGGTCGTCGGCGCCGCGAGCGCGCTGGCCGGGAAACTGCTCAAGACCGTCCGGTCGGACGTCAAGGGCGAACTCGGCTGCTCGACGGTCGGCCAGATGGGATTCATGATCGTCCAAGCCGGGCTCGGCTTCTTCGGCGCCGCCGTCACGCACCTCGTCTTACACGGCTTCTACAAGGCGTACCACTTCCTGAGCGCGGGCGACGAGGTCGAGCGCGTCGCCCCGACGGAGTCCGGCCCCGAGTCCGCCGGAACGGGCGTCGCCGGCGCGGTCGTCGTGCTGGTGACCGGGCTCGCGGGCGGCGCGACGTTCGCGCTCCTGACGGGAAAGGGGACGAGCGTCGACAGCGGGCTGCTGCTCGCGGGGTTCGTGACGCTCACGACGCTCCACGCGGCCCGGAGCGCCGTCCGGCGGACCGCCCTCTCGACGGCGGCCCGCTACGCGGCGGTCCCGCTGGTCGCGCTCCCCGCCATCGCCGTGTACGCGCTCGCGTACCGGGCCGTCTCGGGGCTGCTCGCCGGGCTGCCGCTGGTCTCCGCCCCGACCGAGCTGACCGCGCTCCACGCGCTCGTCGCCGTCGCCTTCCTCGCGGCGTACGTCGCGGTCGAGACCGGCGCCCACGAGCGGAGCGAGCGCCTCTACGTCGCGCTGCTGAACGCGGGCCAACCCGCACCGGACACCGTCCTGACCGCCACGGAGGAGTACGATGACAACTGA
- a CDS encoding ZIP family metal transporter encodes MAVGAPLGARAVRSSHPLEPVWGYGLASGAMVTSAALFLIPQALGQHGRLGSLGIAVGFLGGYAGHTVGHRFTHLELPVDRTTAELTVHALSAGAIIGAIYTAMPSLTSVLGVALVSHKAPAGYAAARRLAERGQSVVTLSLPAAAVGIVALPVGIAGLSPESGPRGLLFGIAAGVFLHVAVDLLPECTTGSETCPVDAADHDADGHQLRDRLRRHAVLSSTLGGVAVAVAWWVAA; translated from the coding sequence ATGGCGGTCGGCGCACCGCTCGGAGCGCGTGCGGTGCGGAGCAGCCACCCCTTGGAGCCGGTCTGGGGGTACGGGCTGGCCAGCGGCGCGATGGTGACCAGCGCCGCGCTCTTCCTGATCCCACAGGCGCTCGGCCAGCACGGTCGACTCGGCAGCCTCGGCATAGCGGTCGGCTTCCTGGGCGGGTACGCCGGTCACACGGTCGGCCACCGGTTCACCCATCTGGAGCTACCCGTCGATCGAACGACGGCCGAGCTGACGGTTCACGCGCTCTCGGCCGGTGCGATCATCGGCGCGATATACACGGCGATGCCCTCGCTCACCTCCGTCCTCGGGGTCGCGCTCGTCTCGCACAAAGCGCCCGCCGGGTACGCCGCGGCCCGTCGCCTCGCCGAGCGGGGGCAGTCCGTCGTCACCCTGTCGTTGCCCGCCGCGGCGGTCGGCATCGTGGCCCTCCCGGTCGGCATCGCCGGGCTTTCGCCGGAGAGCGGACCTCGCGGGCTCCTTTTCGGCATCGCCGCCGGCGTGTTCCTTCACGTCGCCGTCGATCTGCTGCCGGAGTGTACCACCGGGAGCGAGACGTGCCCGGTCGACGCCGCGGACCACGACGCCGACGGCCACCAACTCCGGGACCGGCTCCGCCGACACGCCGTCCTGAGCTCAACCCTCGGCGGCGTCGCGGTCGCCGTGGCGTGGTGGGTCGCGGCCTGA
- a CDS encoding cupin domain-containing protein has protein sequence MTLDSYAAAVSGLDPGPGEVETAEILVTDDVLVKAFVLGPDASVDPHEHADATNVFHVLEGEPTVVRDGEEAALAAPAVVPNERGAVHGARNDTDDRAVLTASIAPLP, from the coding sequence ATGACGCTCGACAGCTACGCGGCGGCGGTCTCCGGTCTCGACCCGGGACCCGGCGAGGTCGAGACCGCGGAGATCCTGGTCACCGACGACGTGCTCGTGAAGGCGTTCGTCCTCGGCCCTGACGCGTCGGTCGATCCCCACGAACACGCCGACGCCACCAACGTGTTCCACGTGTTGGAGGGGGAGCCGACCGTGGTCCGCGACGGCGAGGAGGCGGCGCTCGCGGCGCCCGCGGTGGTGCCGAACGAGCGCGGCGCGGTCCACGGCGCCCGCAACGACACCGACGACCGGGCCGTGCTCACGGCCAGCATCGCACCCCTCCCCTGA